The proteins below are encoded in one region of Meriones unguiculatus strain TT.TT164.6M chromosome 18, Bangor_MerUng_6.1, whole genome shotgun sequence:
- the Hypk gene encoding huntingtin-interacting protein K isoform X1 — MRRRGEIEMATEGDVELELETETSGPERPPEKPRKHDSGAADLERVTDYAEEKEIQSSNLETAMSVIGDRRSREQKAKQEREKELAKVTIKKEDLELIMTEMEISRAAAERSLREHMGNVVEALIALTN, encoded by the exons ATGCGGCGGCGCGGTGAGATCGAAATGGCGACCGAGGGTgatgtggagctggagttagagaccGAGACCAGCGGCCCGGAGCGGCCTCCCGAGAAGCCACGGAAGCATGACAGTGGTGCTGCTGACCTGGAGCGGGTCACTGACTATGCAGAGGAGAAGGAGATCCAGAGTTCGAATCTGGAGACG GCTATGTCAGTCATTGGAGACAGAAGGTCCAGGGAACAAAAGGCCAAACAGGAGCG GGAGAAGGAACTGGCGAAGGTCACTATCAAGAAGGAAGATCTGGAGTTGATA ATGACAGAGATGGAGATCTCTAGAGCAGCTGCAGAAAGGAGCTTGCGGGAACACATGGGCAATGTGGTGGAGGCTCTTAT
- the Hypk gene encoding huntingtin-interacting protein K isoform X2, translated as MRRRGEIEMATEGDVELELETETSGPERPPEKPRKHDSGAADLERVTDYAEEKEIQSSNLETGEGTGEGHYQEGRSGVDSE; from the exons ATGCGGCGGCGCGGTGAGATCGAAATGGCGACCGAGGGTgatgtggagctggagttagagaccGAGACCAGCGGCCCGGAGCGGCCTCCCGAGAAGCCACGGAAGCATGACAGTGGTGCTGCTGACCTGGAGCGGGTCACTGACTATGCAGAGGAGAAGGAGATCCAGAGTTCGAATCTGGAGACG GGAGAAGGAACTGGCGAAGGTCACTATCAAGAAGGAAGATCTGGAGTTGATAGTGAGTAG